In the Deltaproteobacteria bacterium RBG_16_64_85 genome, GTTGTCTTCCTGGTCGACAAGAACGGTTCTCTCCTCTCCTCCACGGGGGAGACGGCGGGCTTCGACACCACGTCGCTCGCCTCGCTGGCCGCAGGGAACATCGCCGCCACGGGGGGGCTCGCGTCGCTGATCGGGGAGAAGGAGTTCTCGATTCTCTTCCATGAAGGGGAGCGGGACAACATGCATATCTCGGTGATCGAAAACCGGCTCATCCTGGTCGTGATCTTCGACCGGCGCTCCTCGGTCGGGCTCGTTCGCCTCCGCGTGCGCCGAGCGGGCGAAGAGCTGGGAAGGGTCCTCAAGGCGGTGGACATTGCCGCGATCG is a window encoding:
- a CDS encoding dynein regulation protein LC7 — protein: MSRGHFILHEKEYNEFQSVLKKLLIDSYAKVVFLVDKNGSLLSSTGETAGFDTTSLASLAAGNIAATGGLASLIGEKEFSILFHEGERDNMHISVIENRLILVVIFDRRSSVGLVRLRVRRAGEELGRVLKAVDIAAIGEEEGGGVIEELTESDIESLFK